Genomic DNA from Blastopirellula sediminis:
TCTCCGGATGCGATCGAAGACCGACACCAACGTCCATCACCGGCTCATGATGCGCGAGTTCTCGCAACCGACCGGCGTGGTGGAAGAGTTGGTGGAGGAGTTTTTCCGGCCGCATCACAAGCTGCTGGTAGAGATCATGCAGGAGATCGTCGGGCCGAATGTGCCGGAATATCGACTGCATCAGTTGGCGTTCAGCATGATCGGCCAATGTTTGTTTTACCGGTTCAACCAGCCGGTCCTGCAGATGCTCATCCCCCCACAGATGCTGGATGAGCATTTTGGCACGGAAGAATTGGCGGAATATATCTACCGATTTGGCCTCACCGCGCTACAACATGGCGAGTGGGGCCCGCCGCTTGAGAGTCAGGCACTGGCGTCCGACTCGGCGGAAACAAGCGTAAAGGGAAATCTCTGAGATGAGTGAACAATCGAGTTCGCCGGCATCCACGATCACGCGAGTCATCACGCCGCTAGCCATCATCGCCGCGGCGGTGGGAATCATTTTCGCGGTTGTGATGATGCGCCAACCGCCGAAAAAGCAGGAGGTGGAACGGCCCCTGCTGATGGTGACGACCTCTCCGATCATCAAAAGCGAGGAAGGTTTGAACTTCCACGTCGACGGCGTCGTCGTTCCCTATCGTGAGATCAATCTGTCGTCCGAGGTCGCCGGACGCATTACGTTTCGGGACGACTCGCTCCGGGCCGGCGCCTATGTCGCCAAGGGACAACCGCTATTGGAAATCGATCCGCGCAAATATGCGTTGGAAGTCGAGCGGCTGACGAAAGAAGTCGAACAGGCCGACGTCGCGATTCGCGAAACGGACGTCGAAATCGAAAACACGCAAGAGCTGATCGTCCTCTCAAAGCAGAACGTCGATCTGCAAAAGAAGCAGGTCCAGCGGATGGAGCAGTTGCTTGCTCGCAATGCGACCACGCCGTCGCAGGTCGAAGACGAACAGCAGGCGATGATCACCGCCCAAAATCAATTGCTGCAACTGGAAAACCAGGTCCGCAGCATGTCGACGCGCAAGCAAGGTCTGGAACGCGCCAAAGAATTGGCTCAGGCTCGGCTGGAGCAAGCGAAGCTCGACTTTGAGCATACGAAAGTCGTCTCGCCGGTCAACGGCGTGATTATTAGCGACAACGTCGAACAAGATTCGTATGTGCCGGTCGGTTCCGCGCTCTACACGATCGAAGACACCAGCGCCGCCGAAGTTCGCTGCAGCCTGCGAATGGACGAACTGTCGTGGCTCTGGCGCAAGCAGATCGGCAAAACGGTCGATCCTCTTTCCGCTCGCGGTTCGGAAGACTATCGGCTTCCGCAAGCGCCGGTCACCATTTCGTACGAACTAGGCGGGCGTCACTATCAATGGGAAGGGGTATTGTCCCGCTTCGACGGACTTGGACTTGATGAGCGGACGCGTACCGCTCCGGTTTTGATTCGCGTTTCCAACCCCGATCAAGTCCGGCTTGATGGCCAACTGGTAAAGGCCCGCGGTCCGTCGGCGCTGCTACGAGGGATGTTCGTCGACGTCAAAGTCAAAGTTCAGCCTGACATGCCGATTTGGCGCGTGCCGGAGTCGGCCCTCTCCCTCTACTCGGCCCAGGCGCTGAAAGAGTCGATGTCGGAAGAGCAGATGGCGAAGGTGAGCGGCCACACTGACGAGTCCCGTCCGCAGTTTGTGTTGTGGCTGGTGCGGGACGGCAAGTTGGCGATCGAGCATGTCGAAGTGCTCGTGATTCAAGAAGACTACGCGCTCATCAACGGCGAAAACGCTGATCTTCGCGAAGATGATCAGATCGTGATTACGCCGATGGGATATCCCCGAGTCGGTCTCCCGGTGAAAGTGGAAGGCTAAGCTATATGCGTGATTTAGTCCGCTGGGCGATTCGCAATACGCCCGCGATGAATATGATCATGATCAGCGTGATCGCGGTCGGCGTTCTCAGCTTCGTCATGCTGCGGCGCGAGACCTTCCCCGAGTTTGAGCTCGAGATCGTGTTGGTCCGCGTGCCGTATCCTGGCGCCAGCCCGGAAGAAGTCGAGAGCGGCATCTGCGAAAAGATCGAAGAAGCGGTCAAAGATACCGTCGGCATCAAGAAGATGACCTCGGTGGCGACCAACGACTACGGCGCGGTGATTCTCGAACTGAACGCCGACGTCGACGCCCAGCGGGTACTGAACGAAATCCGCGGCGATGTCGAACGGATTCCCAGCTTTCCGCTGTTGGCCGAAGATCCCGAAGTGCAGCAGATCACGCTGCGCGAATCGGCGATCACGGTCGGCGTTCTCGGGCCGGAGTCAGATCATCCCAGCGCCGAGATGGAATGGCGACTGCGCGACTTGGCCGAAGAGGTGCGCGTCGAATTGCTGGCGCTGCCGAACGTCTCCCAGGCCGAAATCTCCGGCGCCAAAAGCTACCAGATTGATATCGAAATCGCGGAAGCGACGCTCCGTCGCTATGGCCTGACGCTGAAGAAGGTGTCGGAGATCGTCCGTGACGAAAACTTGGAAATGCCCGGCGGTTTGATCCGAACCGCTTCGCAGGAAGTGCTGGTCCGCGGTGAAAACAAACGGGATATCGGCCGCGAAATCGCCAAGCTGCCGCTGATCAAGACTCCGGATGGCGTCGTGCTGGCGGTTGGCGATCTCGGAACGGTTCGCGACGACTTTGACGACGTCACCTCGTTCCAGCGCGTCGACGGTCGCCCGACGATCGCGATTTCGGTCAATCGCACGTCGAAGGAAGACTTGCTCGTCATCACGGATGAAGTGAAGAAGTTCGTTAAAGAGCATGCCGACGTCATTCCGGAAGGCTATAGCCTGGTTACCTGGGGAGATCAGTCGGAAGAAGTTCGCGATCGTCTGAACACGCTGACCTCCAACGGCTGGCAAGGGCTGATCCTGGTGCTGGTCATCCTGGCCCTCTTCATGAATACGCGGCTCGCGTTCTGGGTCTCGATGGGGATCCCGATCTCGATGCTCGGCGCTTGTGCGATCCTGCTTTACTTCGGGCAGACGCTCAACATGCTGACGATGTTCTCCTTCCTGATGGCGCTCGGTATCGTGGTCGACGATGCGATCGTGATCGGCGAGAACATCTACGCGCACCGCGAGATGGGAAAGAGCTTCCATCGGGCGGCGGTCGACGGAACGGCGGAAGTGTTGCCCTCGGTGGCGATGTCAATCGCGACCACCATTCTCGCTTTCATCCCGATGTTCTTCGTCGCCGGCGTGATGGGGAAATTCATGGCGGTGATGCCGCTGGCAATGATCGCGATTCTGGTGATCTCGCTGCTGGAAGCGGCCTTCATTTTGCCGTGTCACTTGGCGCACGATGACGACTCAGAAGACCTGGTCAACAACCTGATTGACTTCTTCGCCTATCCGTTCCGCCCGCTTGGTAAAGCGTTCAACAAAGTGGGGGATTGGACCTCGGCGCGGCTCGATTGGTTTATTGAGCACGTTTATCAGCCGGGGCTCCGGTTCTCGCTGGGCAATCCGGTGACCGTCGTCACACTGGCGATCGCGATTTTGGCGGTTTCGATCTCGGTGGTGTACGCCGGCTTCGTTCCGCTCAACCTGATGCCGTCGCTCGACAGCAAAACGATCGTCTGCAACGTCGCTTTTCCGGATGGAACGCCGGCGATGATGGCGGACGAAGCGACCAAAAAGATCGAAGCGGCGATTCGGCAAGTCAACGCGAATCACGAAGCGGAAGGAGAGACCGTCGTCCAGTTGATCCGCCGCAACGTCGGCTTCGCTCAGCTCCGGCAAGGGCCCGGGCAGACGACCGACGCGTTTGGCAGTCACTTGGGCGCCGTGGTCGTGCGGCTCACTTCGCCCGGTTCGCGGACGGTCAGCAGCTCGCAGATCGTCGACGAATGGCGCGACGCGACCGGGCCGATCGTCGGTTCCGATTCGCTCGTCTTCGACTCGCAGGAAATTGGCCCCGGCGGCAAGCAGATCGAATTCAAGCTGCTGACCAATCCGGACAACATGGCCCGACTGGAAGCGGCGGTCGAAGACGTGAAGACCGAATTGGCCAAGTCGGCCGGCGTTTACGACATCGAGGACGACTCTTCGCCTGGCAAGATGGAGCTGCGTCTCCGCTTGAAGGATAGCGCCAAAGCGATGAACGTTAGCGAACGGGACCTGGCCGAAACGATTCGGGCCACCTACTACGGCGACGAAGTGATGCGTCTGCAACGTGGACGGCACGAAGTGAAATTGATGGTTCGCTACCCGCGTGAAGATCGCCGCTCGCTGGCCGAGTTCGATCAGATCCGGGTCCGCACCGGCGACGGATCGGAACGCCCGATTACCGAGCTGGCTCATGTCGAAATCGTTCGTCCGTTGAGCGAAATCAATCGCTTGGATCAAAAACGCTCGATTACGGTCTCGGCGAACGTGAACCAGCGAGTCGCCAACTCCAACGCGATCATTGAAAACCTGAAGGATGAGTACGTTCCGGAGTTGATGAAAAAGTACCCCGGCGTCACGATTCGCTGGGAAGGTCAGAAGGAACAGCAGCGGGAATCGCTCGGCAGTCTGTTCATCGGCTCGGCCGTCGCCATGATGGCGATGTACGTGCTGCTGACGATCGAGTTCAACTCCTACTTCCAGCCGCTGATCGTGATGATCGCGATTCCGTTCGGTTTGATCGGGGCCGTCGGTGGTCACCTGTTGCTGGGGCTCGAGCTCACGCTCTTCAGCTTCTTCGGCTTGGTGGCGTTATGCGGGGTGGTGGTGAACGACTCGATCGTGCTGGTCGACTTTATCAACCATCGGCTCCGAGATGGTCTGCCGCTCTACGATGCGCTGATCGACACTGGTCGCCGCCGTTTCCGCCCGGTGTTGTTGACCTCGATCACGACGATCGCCGGTTTGACGCCGCTGTTGTTCGAGACCTCGCTGCAAGCCCAGGTTTTGATCCCGATGGCGGTCAGCCTCTGCTTCGGCCTGATGGCGTCGACCTTTCTGGTTCTGTACCTGGTCCCGGTTCTCTATCTGATCTACGCCTGCCTCGGCGGTCAGAAGCTGCATCACGATGAGGGTGACGAACTGGACGATCTGCCGCCGGTAAAGCGTGAAGAGTTAGTGCCGGTCGAGGTGAGCTAAGACTTGACGTCGGCAACTGCGGCAAGAAAACAAAAAAGGCGACCCGAATTGGGCCGCCTTTTTTCTTAGTGCCGAAGAGAGGACTCGAACCTCCACGGGGTTTACCCCCACTAGGACCTGAACCTAGCGCGTCTGCCAGTTCCGCCACTTCGGCAGCTTGTTGTGGCTCTCAGGCTGGCGCCTGAGTCGACCGCAATTCGCTTTACTTGGCTCCGGAGAGCCGTTGGCAAGAGGTGAATTATAATCGACGATCGTTTCGCGAAAAGGACCCCTCCCAAGAGAATCGGGTTCGCGGGGCAACTTCCGCTAGCGGCGGCGAAAATAGGCCGATTTTGCGGGCGAACCTTGACTTTGCGGGTCGCCACCTCCTAGTAGGTCGGCACCGACTTGTCGATTTCGACGCTCCACTGGGTGATTCCGCCGGTCATATTTTGGGCCTGGGGAAACCCGTTTTGCCGCAACCAGTGGGTGACTCGCAGGCTACGCCCACCCAGGTGACAATGGACGACCAGCGGTGTTTCGCGGAACGGCTCCAGCTCGGAAATCCGCTCCGGCAGCTCGTTCATCGGAATCAGGACGGCGCCCTCGATCTTGGCGAAGTCGTATTCGTTCTGCTGACGGCAATCGAGCAGCAGAAACTTGTCGCCGGAATCGAGCAGATTTTTCACTTCTCGCACAGATATTTCGATCGGGGCGTCGGACATCGGACGATGAGCTCCTAGGATTTCCCTCAAAAATAGACACACCGATCGTAGTCGGATCGGCCAAGGTCCGTCCAGACCTGCCCTGGACTTGATAAAATTAGCACGACATGAACGTACCCTCGCCCGATCACGCACGCGATTTCTCGCTTGAAGTCGTCCGTACGCTGAAACACCATGGCCACCAGGCGCTGTGGGCCGGAGGGTGCGTGCGCGACATGTTGCTGGGACGCACGCCGAAAGACTTTGACGTTGCGACCGATGCGCCTCCCGAACGGGTGCGAGAGATCTTCGGTGAGAAGCGAACCTTGGCGATCGGCGCCTCGTTTGGCGTGATCACCGTTCAGGGAGGAAAACGCCGCGGCCAGATTGAAGTGGCGACCTTCCGCGAAGATCTCGGTTACAGCGATGGACGTCGTCCCGACCAGGTCCGCTTTACCTCGGCCGCGGAAGACGCCAAGCGGCGCGACTTTACCATCAACGGCATCTTCTACGATCCCGACGCCGAAGTGATCTACGACTACGTCGGCGGTCAGGTCGACCTGCGAGAACGTCTGGTCCGCGCGATCGGCGACCCGAACGAACGCTTCGCCGAAGACAAGTTGCGGATGTTGCGGGCGATTCGTTTCTCGTCGACGTTTCAGTTCGATCTCGAGATGAACACGCTGCTGGCGATCCAACGACACGCACGGAACATCGCCGTGGTCAGCGCCGAGCGAATCGCCGTTGAGATGCGGAAGATGATTTGTTCGTCGCGGCGGGTCGACGCGGTATTGCTCCTGCGCGATTCGTGGCTATTTCAGGTCGTTCTGCCGGAGATCATCCCGATCATTGATCATGCGCCGCGCTGGACCGAAACCTTGCGGTCGCTGCACTACCTGCCGGGACATGATTTCGCGACCGGGCTGGCGGCGCTATTGCGCTACGCCGCCGCTCGCGACTTGGAAACCGTCGATCCGCGCAAACCGGTTCCGATGCTTGTCGAGATTTGCCTGCGGTGGAAACTGACCAACGACGAAACGAAAGATCTGCAGTGGCTGTTGCGCCACGTCGACTTGCTGCGAGTCGCGAAAGATCTGCCGTGGCCGCGACTGCAACGCTTGCTGATCGATCCGCGGATTGAAAAGCTGGTGAACTTGGCGACAGCGATCACCGTGGCGCGATCGGAGTCGATGGAACATCTGGAGTTCGTCCGCGAGCGACTGCAATGGTCGGCTGAACGACTCAATCCGCAACCGGTTGCGACCGGGGACGATTTGATCCGGTCCGGGCTGAAACCGGGGCCCCACTTCCAAGGACTCTTGGAAGCGATTCGTGATGCGCAGCTGGTCGGCCAAATCGGGACGCTCGACGAAGCGCTCGAGATGGCCCGCAATTGGCGACCGGCGTAGGTGGCCAATTTTCCCGAAGCGACTATCATAGCGACGTCGACAGACACGTTTTCGTTTATCCGCACCCGAGGCGACCCCATGACTTTTGCGATCGATCTGCTGCTGCGTTGGGCCCACATCGTTCCGGCGACCATTATGGTGGGTGGAGCGGTTTACGCTCGATATGCGCTGGCGCCGTCGACCGATCCGCTGGCCGACGAGCAAAAAGAATTGTTGAAAGCCGGCGTTCGCGCTCGTTGGATGAAGTGGGTGATGATCTGTGCGTTTCTGCTGCTGGTCAGCGGGATCATCAACGTGGTGCTGATCGCGACGGAGTATGACTTTCCGCAGAAGTACTACCATCCGGTCGTCGGCGTCAAAATGTTGGCGGCAATGGTCGTCTTCTACATCGCCAGCATGCTGACCGGGCGAAGCGAAAACGCAGCCCGATTCCGCGAGAAAGAGCGGTTCTGGTTGTCGCTGAACGCCGGATTGGCGATCTCGATCGTTTTGATGGGGGGCGCATTAAAAATCGCCGAACGCGTGCCCAAAGGCGAAGCGGAGGCGGCGCAACCGGAACAATCGGACGCACCTTCCCCCTCTGCAGTGGAAAATGGTTCGTAGCGGACGCCGGTTTGATTAAGGTGGGGTTTGCGCCGCTGCAGGGAGGCTGGCTCATTGTACTGGCCAATTCCCTCCCTCCGCTTAGCGCTTCGCCATGAACCCACCGCATGACGCTATCACGATTTTGAAGCAGGCCCGCGACGAACTGATCGCGCGGCTGCGACGACGAATCGTCGAAAACGAAGAAGAGATCCTGTCGGACGCTCGGGGCGAATCTTTTTTGAGCGATATCGAAACGATCTACGATCAGATCGCTTCCCGGCTGGTTCATGTGAACCAGATGATCTCCAGCTTGCCGCCCGACGTCCCGAGTTTCGAGACAGACGAAGCGTACGCGATCGACGAGCCGGTTGTTGCGGCGGCGGAAGCGACCTATTCGTTCGAGGCGACTCCGATCACGCATCAAAACGAGTCCTCGCCGCAGCTCTTGAGCTTGCCGGCGCCGGAGACGCCGGCCAACTTTCAACACTTCATGCAGTCGATCCAGGCCGGCGACGTATCGCAGGCCGGTCGCATTTTAGCCGAACTGCTGCAAGTTGAACCGCAACGGGGCGAACAATGTGCGAGCGTCTTCTTGCAGCGTTATCTGGAAGACGCCGAGATCGTCACCAAAGCGATGCAAATTCGCAAAGAGCTGATGTTGAGCAACTTCAACAATGCGATCATGCTCCTCTATGAATGCTTCGGGTTGCAAGGGATGGAGTCGATCGCCGCGATGCAGGCGCTGCGAGCGATGCTCTAGCGGCGACTCTCCCGTCGAGCGGCCGATGCCGTTACACTAAGTGGTAGAAATCCTCTTCTCGCACGCCCTGGACGCAACGATGGATAAAAAGGCGAAGAAACGAATCGAAGTTCTGAATAAGAAGATTCAGAAGCTGACGCAGCAACTGGCCGGTTCGAAAGAACAGGCGGACGATGCGAGCGAAACGGCCAAATTTGAACAAGAGCTTGCGGCCGCGAAGGCGGAAATCGAGAAGCTGAAGGCGAGCTAGTCGCCCAAGAAATAGAAGAAGGTGCTCGTTCGGAATGAACGAGCACCTTTTTTCTTATGATTAACTAGCGTTTCAGCGGGCCGGGAGCTTCGCTGACGCGAGGTTGTCCCGAGATCCCGTGGTAGACGCCGACTTCGTCGTAGCCGTCGCCGTCCCAGTCGCCGACCGTCGGCAGGTCGCCTGCTTCGCCGAGCATGAAGACCTTATCGGTGTCGTCCAGATGACGATTGTTGTCGTGGTCGAGGGTCCACTGGCCGTCGTGGAAGATACCGAGTTCGTCGATGCCGTCGCCGTTCCAGTCGCCAACCACCGGCACGTCGCCCGCTTTGCCGTATTTGACGCGCGAGTCGACTTCGTCGTCCCAGCGACCGTTACCGTCTTCGTCCAGGCGCCATTCGCCATCTTGGAAGACGCCGATCGTCTGGATGCCGTCGCCGTCCCAGTCGCCGACCACCGGGTAGTTTCCTGCGGTGCCGAAGTGGAAGACGTGGTCGATCAGGTCGGAACGAACCTTACCGGTCGAGGTCAGCTTCATGACGCGGCTGCCGAGCGTCGCTTCATCCGGTTTCGGCGGCAGGTTCTTCGAGATGCCGGTCGAGACGTTGTTCGGCACCGGCAAACCAGGATCGCTGGCCACAGCCCGGGGATCGCCCGGCCAGGCCTTACCATAGATGCCGATGTCGTCCTTACCGTCGCCGTCCCAGTCGCCGACCACCGGCAAGTCGCCGTCATAGCCGAGCTTGGCCCACAGGTCTTCTTCGTCCCAGACGCCGTTGCCGTTGACGTCGATGTACCAGTGACCTTTGTAGTAAATGCCGAAATCGGTTACGCCGTCGCCGTTGAAGTCGCCTGACACCGGATGAGCGCCCGGCATGCCGAACAGCTTAATGAGGATCTCTTCCTCATCGTTATCGCCGGCCGAAGCCAATTGCAACTTCCATTCGGCCTGTAGGAATTCGTTTCCTTCCCACGGCAGAATCGAGTCGTTGGCCGCGGTGAACCAGACGTTCGGTTCAATGAACGCGATCTGATCCTTGCTACGCGGCAGACCGGCGTTCACGACGCTCAAGTGCCAGGTCACGCCCGTCGCCCCGCCGCTGTACCCCTGCAGCAGCGGCTGCACGATGAAGAGCGCCGCCGGCGGAATCAGCTCGGCCGGAGGCGGAGCGACCGGGATCACCAGCGGATCGAGCGTACCGGCCGGAACCGGAGGCACCGGCGGCAGTACCGGCGGATTGCCCTGCGCTTTCAATTCGCTGAAGTTGTTCTCTTGCGAGTGGGCGCCGACCGGCAGATCGATCAGCGCGATCATGTCGTTCAGCGGATCGACCAGCAGCGTACCGACGCTGACGCCGTTTCCTTGGTTGAACGCGACGCCTGCCGTGGTACCGGCGTTGTCGTTACCGTCGCCGTAGCCGTCCGGATGGACTTCAAACACGGCGTAGAAGCCGGCCTGCAGCCCGACGAACTGGTAGTAGCCGTCCGCGTCGGTAACGACGCGAACCGGGCCGCTGCCGTAGGTTCCGCCGAGAATTCGCGGATCGTTCCCCATGATCGGCAAACCGGTAATGCCGTCCCGCAGTTCGAGCGTGACCCCGCCAATCGGCGTATCGTCCGACGTGCGGGTACCGTCCCGCTGCGACAACGCGTCAGCCGGCAAGTTGCCGTCGGTGGTCGTGAACGTGGCGCCGTCTTGGTAGACGTAACCCGAAATCGTCGCCGGCGGCAGTTCGCAGAAGTTGTGATTGTCGAGATCGAGACCCGACGTGATGTTGATGCGCGAGATCGTATCTTGCACCGAGTCGTCGGCCAGACCGTTCAAGTCCATCTGGTGACCCTGGAAGTAACCGGCCGGTTGAGTTTCAACCACGGTGTACAAGCCAGGGAGCAGGTTGTTGAACAGGTAGTGACCGTTGGCGTCGGTTTTCGTCGTGGCGATGACGTTCCCCGCGGCGTCCAACAGTTTGATGGTGACGCCGGAAATCGGCTTTTCGTTTGCGTCGAACAAGCAATCGTCGTCGGTATCGGACCAGACGTAGCCGCCGATGCTGCCCGGCTTCACTTCGCCAAACTTGTAGTTGATGCCTTCGTCGCCCCAGAGGAGCGTGACCTCTTTGATCTCGTCGCCGGGATTAGTGGCGGTACCGATCGTCACGCCGCCAACCGTACCCGCGGCGTCTTTGCCGTCGAGGTAGCCGGTCGGTTGTTTTTCGACGATGCGGTAGGTGTCGGCTCGCAGGCCGGTGAACATGTACGAACCGTCGGCCGCGGTCGTTTGCGTGCCGATCAGGGCGCCGGTGCTGTCGTACAAGTAGACGATCGCGCCGGCGATTCCTTCTTCGCCCGCGTCCATCACGCCGTCGTTGTTACGATCGTGATAGACGAAGCCGCCGATCTTAGCGGGCTCATGTTCGCAGAAGTCGTAATTGATGCCGTGATCGCCGGAGCGAATGATGATCGACGAGAGGGTGTCGTTGGCCGAATTCTGGCCGACAGCTACGCCGCCGATTGTGCCCACGTGATCGCCGCCGTCAATCAAGCCGGCCGGCGTGATTTCGACGACGGTGTAGGTGCCCGGAAGCAACCCGTCGAAGGTGTAGTCGCCATTGGCGTCGGTGGTCGTTTCCGCGATCAGGTTCCCCGCCGCGTCGTACAACTTCACGATGGCGCCTTCGATCGGCGAGTTGTACGCTTCTTCGCTATCGCAGTCGCCGTACTTATCGGTCAGGTGCACACGACCGGAAATCGAGCCCGGCAGGATTTCGCCGAAGTTGTAGTTAATACCGGTGTCGCCGCTGACCAGGCTGATCGAGTTGATCTGATCGCCCGGATTGACCGCGCTACCTCGAGTCGAACCGCCGACCGTACCGGCCGCGTCTTTACCGTCGGTGTAGAGAACCGGTTGGGTTTCGACGATGCGATAGGTTCCCGGCGGCAAGCCGACCACTTCGTAGTAGCCGTCATTGTCGGTGGTGACCGAGAAAATCTGATTGGTGACCGAGTTGATCACCTGGACGGTGACGCCGCTGATACCGGCTTCGCCCGTTTCCTTCACGCCGTCGTTGTCGAGGTCGTGATAAACGTAACCGCTGATGCTGACCGGCTTGATTTCGCCAAAGTTGTAGTTGATACCGTCATCGCCCCACTTCAGCTCGATCGCTGAGATCTTGTCGCCCGGGTTGGTCGCGGCGCCAACGATCGTGCCGCCGATGGTACCTGCAGCGTCGAGGCCGTCGAGGTAGTTGGTCGGCTGCGTTTCGACGATCTGGTAGTTGCCGGCGCTCAGTCCAGTGAATTTGTACGAGCCGTCGGCGGCCGTCGTGGTCGTGCCGACCTGAACGCCGTTGCTGTCGAGCAGGATCACGGTCACGCCGGCGATCCCTTCTTCGCCCGATTCTTTCACGCCGTCATTGTCGCGGTCGTGATAGACGTAACCGGCGATCGTCGCCGCTTCATGTTCGCAGAAGTCGTAGTTGACGCCATCGTCGCCCGAGAGCAGGACGATGCTCGAGAGCAAGTCGTTCGATGAGTTGGCGCCGTTCGTCGTGCCATTGACGGTCCCGACATGGTCGCCGCCATCAATCAGGCCGACCGGCGTGTATTCGCGAACCGAATAGGTGCCCGGCAACAGATTTCCGAACGAATATTGGCCGTTGGCGTCGGTCGTCGTCGTGGCGATCACGTTGCCGCCGGCGTCCAACAGTTCGATCTTCACTCCTTCGATCGGCGGCGTGATGATCGTGACGCCGTCGTAGCAGTTGCCGTCGCGATCGGTCAGGTGAACCGAACCGCTGATCGACGCCGGTTTGATTTCGCCGAAGTTGTAGTTGATGCCCGATTGGCCGCCGAGAAGCAGGATGTTCAGGATCTGGTCGCCTGGGTTCACCGCGGCGCCGACCAGCGAGCCGTTGACCGTACCGGCGGCGTCAATGCCGTCGATGTACGTAGCGGGCTGAACTTCCGTCACCGTGTACATGCCCGGCGGAAGATTCTTCGCTTCGTAGTAGCCGACGGAGTTGGTCGTCACGTTGTAGGTGCGGGTAACGCCGTCGACATCGATGCCGGTGATGGTCAAGGTCACGCCGGCGATTCCTTCCTCGCCGGTTTCCTTAACGCCGTCATTGTCGCGGTCGTGGTAGACGTAGCCGCTGAGTTGGGCCGGCAGCGCTTCGGCGAAATCGTAGTGAATCGCGGAGGTTCCGCCGTTCACGATCGTGATTTCGGTCAGGATGTCCTTGTCGCCGGCGACGATCGAGCCAATGCTGGTTCCCGAAACGGTACCCGGGATTGCGCCGACGCTGAAGTAACCGGACGGCTGCGTTTCGCGGACCTGGTAGGTGCCGGGCTGCAGATTCAAGTTAACGCCGAACTCGTAATCGCCTTGGGCGTTGGTGGTGGTCGTGTAGCCGGTGTTGACGTAGACGCCGTTGACCTTCATCCAGAGCGTCAGCGAAACGCCCGACAGACCGACTTCGCCCGCTTCTTGCGTCAGGCTGAGGTTGACGTCGTGATAGACGCGGCCCGAGATGGTGACCGGCAGCGGTTGTTGAACGGCGCTGCCGAAGGCGCCGTCGGTACGGTCGCGGTGCCCGGTCGCATTATCGGCCGGGAGATCCAAGCCCGACGC
This window encodes:
- a CDS encoding DUF2269 family protein — its product is MTFAIDLLLRWAHIVPATIMVGGAVYARYALAPSTDPLADEQKELLKAGVRARWMKWVMICAFLLLVSGIINVVLIATEYDFPQKYYHPVVGVKMLAAMVVFYIASMLTGRSENAARFREKERFWLSLNAGLAISIVLMGGALKIAERVPKGEAEAAQPEQSDAPSPSAVENGS
- a CDS encoding MSCRAMM family protein, producing the protein MLRRMFNSLLKGRNRRGPARPALRSSDIETLEERRVFDADPIQVGATYTEEDASGGDDHGDTFHIKFDGGAAGTELKQVIIDGDQIGNFGNILGLSNGDVFFDTQLGGLGADGAFPFKLISANGIDSYTVTVIDGGTRLQIDFEGFNAGEEFIFSIDVDEVIIYDPNDPNNTLIDPVSSGAEVQGTQFIATFSAEYYHDTTITTKFLDAYDSKLAASGLDLPADNATGHRDRTDGAFGSAVQQPLPVTISGRVYHDVNLSLTQEAGEVGLSGVSLTLWMKVNGVYVNTGYTTTTNAQGDYEFGVNLNLQPGTYQVRETQPSGYFSVGAIPGTVSGTSIGSIVAGDKDILTEITIVNGGTSAIHYDFAEALPAQLSGYVYHDRDNDGVKETGEEGIAGVTLTITGIDVDGVTRTYNVTTNSVGYYEAKNLPPGMYTVTEVQPATYIDGIDAAGTVNGSLVGAAVNPGDQILNILLLGGQSGINYNFGEIKPASISGSVHLTDRDGNCYDGVTIITPPIEGVKIELLDAGGNVIATTTTDANGQYSFGNLLPGTYSVREYTPVGLIDGGDHVGTVNGTTNGANSSNDLLSSIVLLSGDDGVNYDFCEHEAATIAGYVYHDRDNDGVKESGEEGIAGVTVILLDSNGVQVGTTTTAADGSYKFTGLSAGNYQIVETQPTNYLDGLDAAGTIGGTIVGAATNPGDKISAIELKWGDDGINYNFGEIKPVSISGYVYHDLDNDGVKETGEAGISGVTVQVINSVTNQIFSVTTDNDGYYEVVGLPPGTYRIVETQPVLYTDGKDAAGTVGGSTRGSAVNPGDQINSISLVSGDTGINYNFGEILPGSISGRVHLTDKYGDCDSEEAYNSPIEGAIVKLYDAAGNLIAETTTDANGDYTFDGLLPGTYTVVEITPAGLIDGGDHVGTIGGVAVGQNSANDTLSSIIIRSGDHGINYDFCEHEPAKIGGFVYHDRNNDGVMDAGEEGIAGAIVYLYDSTGALIGTQTTAADGSYMFTGLRADTYRIVEKQPTGYLDGKDAAGTVGGVTIGTATNPGDEIKEVTLLWGDEGINYKFGEVKPGSIGGYVWSDTDDDCLFDANEKPISGVTIKLLDAAGNVIATTKTDANGHYLFNNLLPGLYTVVETQPAGYFQGHQMDLNGLADDSVQDTISRINITSGLDLDNHNFCELPPATISGYVYQDGATFTTTDGNLPADALSQRDGTRTSDDTPIGGVTLELRDGITGLPIMGNDPRILGGTYGSGPVRVVTDADGYYQFVGLQAGFYAVFEVHPDGYGDGNDNAGTTAGVAFNQGNGVSVGTLLVDPLNDMIALIDLPVGAHSQENNFSELKAQGNPPVLPPVPPVPAGTLDPLVIPVAPPPAELIPPAALFIVQPLLQGYSGGATGVTWHLSVVNAGLPRSKDQIAFIEPNVWFTAANDSILPWEGNEFLQAEWKLQLASAGDNDEEEILIKLFGMPGAHPVSGDFNGDGVTDFGIYYKGHWYIDVNGNGVWDEEDLWAKLGYDGDLPVVGDWDGDGKDDIGIYGKAWPGDPRAVASDPGLPVPNNVSTGISKNLPPKPDEATLGSRVMKLTSTGKVRSDLIDHVFHFGTAGNYPVVGDWDGDGIQTIGVFQDGEWRLDEDGNGRWDDEVDSRVKYGKAGDVPVVGDWNGDGIDELGIFHDGQWTLDHDNNRHLDDTDKVFMLGEAGDLPTVGDWDGDGYDEVGVYHGISGQPRVSEAPGPLKR